Proteins encoded in a region of the Paenibacillus sp. E222 genome:
- a CDS encoding methyltransferase domain-containing protein, producing MNIKEAADRLGISARAIRFYEEKGLISPVKQTNNGYRTYTENDIWRLQTITALREIGMSLQDITQALGEIDQGNQQRLEEYLELQQAVMYAQWVELKRMLDTTQRMIDLNRQEGPLDVSHLHDLADSARRLREARQNWHDRWNYDTQAAIHDQRVQAANGRMTGQTASKGSIDSGPGAMQATVESDREGGPDHYGDEVRSQKKNSLTAHRSNSDATYPEDAGSGLKECGVGVDTAPFNIYNNYDEALEQTASWISPVPGEKGIDIGTGTGNLAGKLLERGAAMTAIDQSREMLRTCRTKYPEMHVKLGNFLALPFADHSFDFVVSSFAFHHLSPDQQLLALQEMQRVLTARGRICLTDLMFADAAHRQAYIQQAEAAGHEDQLQTIRERHFPLLDGLCGSLEGAGYVTKHIRHNALLHTVLAVPLR from the coding sequence ATGAACATCAAAGAAGCCGCGGACAGACTCGGCATATCGGCGAGAGCCATTCGCTTCTATGAGGAAAAAGGACTGATCTCCCCCGTCAAACAGACAAATAACGGATACCGTACATATACCGAGAATGATATCTGGCGGCTGCAAACCATTACAGCCCTGCGTGAGATTGGAATGTCACTTCAGGATATTACCCAAGCACTTGGAGAGATTGACCAGGGCAATCAGCAGCGGCTGGAAGAATATCTGGAGCTGCAGCAGGCAGTCATGTATGCCCAGTGGGTCGAGCTCAAACGCATGCTGGATACAACCCAGCGCATGATTGATCTCAACCGCCAGGAGGGGCCACTGGATGTCAGCCATCTGCATGATCTTGCAGACAGTGCACGCCGCCTCAGGGAAGCCCGTCAGAACTGGCATGATCGCTGGAACTACGATACGCAGGCGGCCATCCACGATCAGCGGGTGCAGGCGGCGAATGGCCGTATGACCGGTCAAACTGCTTCTAAGGGCAGCATTGATTCGGGGCCTGGAGCCATGCAAGCAACGGTTGAGTCAGATCGAGAAGGAGGACCAGATCATTATGGCGATGAAGTTCGCAGTCAGAAGAAAAATAGCCTGACAGCACACAGATCAAACAGCGATGCAACGTATCCAGAAGATGCAGGATCAGGATTGAAAGAATGCGGAGTAGGAGTAGATACAGCACCTTTCAATATATATAACAACTATGACGAGGCGCTGGAGCAGACGGCAAGCTGGATATCTCCTGTGCCCGGCGAAAAAGGAATCGATATCGGTACAGGCACGGGGAATTTGGCAGGCAAACTGTTAGAGCGCGGCGCAGCAATGACCGCCATCGATCAATCCCGGGAGATGCTGCGTACATGCCGCACCAAATATCCAGAGATGCACGTGAAGCTTGGCAACTTTCTGGCGCTGCCTTTCGCCGACCATTCCTTCGATTTTGTTGTATCCAGCTTCGCCTTCCACCACCTGAGCCCAGACCAGCAGCTACTGGCTTTACAGGAAATGCAGCGGGTGTTAACTGCACGTGGACGGATCTGCCTGACAGATCTGATGTTTGCTGATGCAGCTCACCGACAGGCGTATATCCAACAGGCTGAGGCAGCAGGTCATGAGGACCAGCTGCAAACGATAAGGGAACGCCATTTCCCACTGCTGGACGGGCTGTGCGGCTCGCTGGAGGGCGCAGGCTATGTGACGAAGCATATACGCCATAATGCGCTTCTGCACACGGTACTGGCCGTTCCTTTGCGTTAG
- a CDS encoding molybdenum cofactor guanylyltransferase, with product MSTMEWTGIILAGGLSRRMGSNKALLQWNGSSVLEQIIQAMAPAVNSIIVSAGTNTAVYNALPYNCVQDHFPGKGPLAGLHAALDASETDWNLICACDMPLLEPSFFKGMKWLAESGQEHHAIVPRLAGRVHPLAGAYHKRVLPELEQCLRHDRLKVTQWLEEIRCRYVDVDELESAGVYEVAIQLSNMNTPEEYEHIRNRCYGP from the coding sequence ATGAGCACGATGGAATGGACAGGTATTATACTGGCAGGTGGCTTATCCCGTCGTATGGGTTCCAATAAGGCATTGTTGCAATGGAATGGTTCCAGCGTGCTGGAGCAGATCATTCAAGCGATGGCACCAGCTGTGAATAGTATTATCGTTTCCGCAGGAACCAACACAGCTGTATACAACGCATTGCCCTACAACTGCGTCCAGGATCACTTCCCGGGGAAAGGGCCGCTCGCAGGGCTGCATGCCGCGCTGGATGCCTCGGAGACAGACTGGAACCTCATCTGCGCCTGTGATATGCCGCTGCTAGAGCCATCTTTTTTCAAAGGTATGAAGTGGCTCGCCGAGTCAGGTCAAGAGCATCATGCCATCGTTCCACGATTGGCAGGGCGTGTTCATCCGCTTGCAGGTGCATATCATAAACGTGTTCTCCCCGAACTTGAACAGTGTTTACGCCATGACAGACTGAAAGTAACCCAATGGCTTGAAGAGATCCGCTGCCGATATGTCGACGTCGATGAGCTGGAAAGCGCTGGCGTCTATGAGGTGGCCATTCAGCTTAGTAATATGAATACCCCGGAAGAGTACGAGCATATTCGTAACCGATGTTACGGCCCTTAA
- a CDS encoding glutamine--tRNA ligase/YqeY domain fusion protein, whose translation MKGLIPVDNRTTPPNFIKNIITEDLRSGKVQEVITRFPPEPNGYLHIGHAKAIWINFALGGEFGGKTNLRFDDTNPVKEDVEYVQSIQEDVKWLGYEWSEKRFASDYFDEMYRRAVLLIQKGKAYIDDQSADEIRAMRGTLTEPGKNSPYRDRPVEENLDLFTRMRAGEFQNGEKVLRAKIDMASPNINLRDPVIYRIAHAHHHNTGDKWCIYPMYAFAHPLEDAIEGVTHSLCSLEFEDQRPFYDWVIAECEMENQPHQYEFGRLNLSQMVTSKRKLKLLVDEGHVDGWDDPRMPTISGLRRRGYTPEAIRDFVFETGISKSQGVIDLQTLEHFVREDLKLKAPRTMAVLHPLKVVITNYPEGQVEWLEAENNVENPEMGNRQIPFSREIYIEQDDFMENPPNKYFRLFPGNEVRLKHAYFIKCNDVIKDAEGNVTEIHCTYDVETKSGSGFTGRKVKGTIHWVEATQAVPAEFRLYEPLISAEAPEADTEPEVAVAGAEVEVVEEQPEKTFLDQLNPNSLEVVQGFVEQEMKEAKAQDKFQFFRHGYFSVDPKHSEPGRPVFNRVVSLKSSFQLPKA comes from the coding sequence ATGAAAGGTTTGATACCTGTGGACAATCGTACAACCCCACCTAACTTTATCAAAAATATTATTACCGAAGATCTCCGGTCAGGGAAAGTCCAGGAAGTCATTACCCGTTTTCCTCCGGAACCGAACGGTTATCTGCATATCGGCCATGCCAAAGCGATCTGGATTAACTTTGCGCTAGGCGGCGAATTTGGCGGCAAAACAAATCTGCGCTTCGATGACACGAATCCGGTCAAGGAAGATGTAGAGTATGTCCAATCGATTCAGGAAGACGTGAAATGGCTCGGCTATGAGTGGAGCGAGAAACGTTTTGCTTCCGATTATTTTGATGAAATGTACAGACGCGCGGTCTTGCTGATCCAAAAAGGCAAAGCTTACATCGACGATCAAAGCGCCGACGAAATCCGTGCTATGCGTGGAACGCTCACCGAGCCGGGCAAGAACAGCCCATACCGTGACCGTCCGGTAGAAGAGAACCTTGACCTGTTCACACGGATGCGTGCAGGCGAGTTCCAGAACGGTGAGAAAGTGCTGCGAGCCAAGATTGATATGGCTTCACCGAACATCAATCTGCGTGATCCGGTCATTTACCGTATTGCTCATGCACATCATCATAATACGGGCGACAAATGGTGCATCTATCCGATGTACGCATTTGCACATCCACTTGAAGATGCCATTGAAGGAGTAACCCACTCCCTCTGCTCCCTGGAGTTTGAGGACCAACGACCATTCTATGATTGGGTTATTGCCGAATGTGAGATGGAGAACCAACCACATCAATATGAGTTTGGCCGCCTGAACCTGTCGCAAATGGTGACAAGTAAACGGAAGCTGAAACTGCTCGTGGATGAAGGACATGTGGATGGATGGGATGATCCGCGCATGCCAACGATTTCGGGTCTGCGCCGCCGGGGATATACACCGGAAGCCATTCGTGATTTCGTATTCGAAACAGGCATTTCCAAAAGCCAAGGCGTTATCGACCTGCAAACGCTGGAACACTTTGTACGTGAAGACTTGAAACTGAAAGCTCCGCGCACAATGGCTGTCCTGCACCCCCTCAAAGTGGTCATTACCAACTACCCTGAAGGGCAAGTGGAATGGCTCGAAGCGGAGAACAATGTGGAGAACCCGGAGATGGGCAATCGCCAAATCCCATTCTCCCGCGAGATTTATATTGAACAAGACGATTTCATGGAAAATCCGCCGAACAAATATTTCCGTTTGTTCCCGGGCAACGAAGTTCGTCTGAAACATGCGTATTTCATCAAGTGTAACGATGTAATTAAGGATGCAGAAGGCAATGTGACTGAAATCCATTGTACCTATGACGTGGAAACGAAGAGTGGCAGTGGCTTCACTGGCCGTAAAGTTAAAGGGACCATCCACTGGGTAGAAGCGACTCAAGCGGTACCGGCTGAATTCCGTCTGTATGAACCTCTGATCTCCGCAGAAGCACCGGAAGCCGATACCGAGCCAGAAGTGGCCGTGGCAGGCGCTGAGGTGGAGGTTGTGGAAGAGCAACCGGAGAAAACGTTCCTGGATCAATTGAATCCAAACTCTCTTGAAGTGGTTCAAGGGTTTGTGGAGCAAGAGATGAAGGAAGCGAAAGCACAGGATAAATTCCAGTTCTTCCGTCACGGTTACTTCAGCGTTGACCCGAAACATTCCGAGCCAGGCCGTCCGGTATTTAACCGGGTTGTATCCCTGAAAAGCTCGTTCCAACTGCCGAAGGCATAA
- a CDS encoding GNAT family N-acetyltransferase, translating to MLISHTYTIRPSEIKDAAQLMELDALVWDKHTSPAPFQWRSRQQYLQHCPPGSQLIALQGERVCGYVGFYLPTGMPVNRHVYEINIAVHPHDRRCGIATALMDAMKQHASEQGITKLRLRVLSSNPGAIAFYKQCGFVTEGRLVSEFYIAGKYVDDILMSYFIQANG from the coding sequence ATGCTTATCAGCCATACGTATACCATTCGGCCATCCGAAATCAAGGATGCTGCCCAACTAATGGAACTGGATGCACTGGTATGGGATAAGCATACCTCTCCGGCCCCGTTTCAGTGGCGATCCAGACAACAATATTTGCAGCATTGTCCGCCAGGAAGTCAGCTGATTGCCCTTCAGGGAGAGCGGGTATGTGGTTATGTGGGCTTTTATCTGCCAACAGGAATGCCCGTTAACCGCCATGTATACGAGATTAATATCGCCGTTCATCCCCATGATCGTCGCTGTGGTATTGCCACAGCTCTGATGGATGCCATGAAGCAGCATGCCTCTGAACAAGGGATCACCAAGCTTAGGTTGCGGGTGTTATCCAGCAATCCGGGGGCGATTGCTTTTTATAAACAGTGCGGATTTGTGACGGAAGGCAGACTGGTGTCGGAATTTTATATTGCAGGCAAGTATGTGGACGATATTCTTATGAGTTATTTCATCCAGGCCAACGGATAG
- a CDS encoding MFS transporter: MALLDRYAPGRGNPSLVSLKLYNFFIYGAISIFAGFLQLYLQEIGMTKLEIGSLMAIGPFVSLFANPFWGFWSDKSRNIRIILMMMMGGTFVLAQAVFYAPTYAWIYAAMIFFYFFQSPLFAQTNSLILGYIDGTNQKFGTFRLWGSLGWALTAAAAGPLIDRLGAGSVSIVFAFMIVIAFVFALFLPRQPIASDTPVVSFRRFGRVMFNPYFMIFIGLGVLVSVPNAMNSTFMSLYIVEMGGDKQMVGWAIFTSSILEVGVFLLLDRFLKRKMSMLLSSLVLISLLFAIRWELMALANNPLEIVFIQLMHSITFGGYFYVGTQLTMLFIPRPYRSSGQAVYTMAWGGISGVIAGLFGGWLFQSFGAEVMYNIGVFFSLIGAVGFAIMWFSNRRNGYQPTVLTEMGER; this comes from the coding sequence ATGGCTCTATTGGATAGATATGCACCCGGAAGAGGCAATCCCTCTTTGGTTTCGCTGAAACTATATAATTTTTTCATTTATGGAGCCATTTCAATCTTCGCCGGTTTTCTTCAGTTGTATTTGCAGGAAATCGGGATGACCAAATTGGAGATTGGCAGTCTGATGGCGATTGGTCCGTTTGTATCCTTGTTTGCTAATCCGTTCTGGGGCTTCTGGAGCGATAAATCACGCAATATTCGCATTATTCTGATGATGATGATGGGTGGCACCTTTGTGCTTGCTCAGGCCGTATTCTATGCGCCTACGTATGCCTGGATCTATGCAGCCATGATCTTTTTTTATTTTTTTCAAAGTCCGTTGTTTGCCCAAACCAACAGCCTGATTCTCGGTTATATCGATGGCACGAATCAGAAATTCGGTACGTTTCGGCTCTGGGGGTCGCTGGGTTGGGCTCTGACTGCTGCGGCTGCCGGACCGCTGATTGACCGCTTGGGAGCAGGCAGTGTATCGATTGTATTTGCCTTCATGATTGTCATTGCCTTTGTCTTTGCCTTGTTTCTACCCAGACAGCCAATCGCTTCAGATACACCTGTAGTGAGCTTTCGACGTTTCGGCAGGGTGATGTTCAATCCTTACTTTATGATCTTTATCGGGCTTGGGGTGCTCGTTTCCGTACCCAACGCCATGAACAGTACATTTATGTCATTATACATCGTGGAAATGGGTGGCGATAAACAGATGGTTGGCTGGGCCATCTTCACATCATCCATCCTTGAAGTGGGTGTATTCTTGCTCCTGGACCGTTTTCTCAAACGCAAAATGAGCATGCTTCTCTCATCACTTGTCCTGATCAGTCTGTTGTTCGCCATCCGCTGGGAGCTCATGGCCTTAGCGAACAACCCGTTAGAGATTGTGTTCATTCAGCTCATGCACTCCATTACGTTCGGCGGGTATTTCTATGTAGGTACCCAACTGACGATGCTGTTCATTCCAAGGCCGTATCGCTCCTCTGGTCAGGCGGTGTATACGATGGCCTGGGGCGGCATATCCGGTGTCATTGCCGGCCTGTTCGGCGGCTGGCTGTTCCAGAGCTTCGGTGCTGAGGTGATGTATAACATCGGAGTGTTCTTCTCCCTGATTGGTGCCGTTGGTTTTGCAATCATGTGGTTCTCGAACCGCCGCAACGGATATCAGCCAACTGTGTTGACGGAAATGGGTGAAAGGTAA
- a CDS encoding GH36-type glycosyl hydrolase domain-containing protein, translated as MTTMINEPIRLTAGDLDFTFLNSGDLYQAKSGTTMLNQLLSNQIDGSLNNLYLRVHEGEKISSFPLLGVRSNSKVITSKAQSGNQLIWEGTVQLEGKEQGIGYQVVFTATTQGVWFWDVKLTGQQHHVDVVYGQDVGLADPGAVRSNEAYLSQYIDHTVFEDEAKGYVVCSRQNQPQGGAFPYMQQGSLTKAVGYSTDGFQFFGLSYKETNQPESLSHNTLANETYQYEFAYTALQSERVNLDGEAQVVFYGLAKADHPSGISALEFGDEVTAAWNEVQALTAQQGETLEQVKLSSFLGEPLAALDLTQDEINDLFPDRHQEERSGDSLLSFFTGSYEHIVLKAKELLVERPHGHILMSGGNVQLGAQVITTTSYMYGIFNSQLVIGNTNFNKMISNARNALNVPKTAGQRIYVEMDSQYRLLTMPSLFEIGFNYVRWIYKTESDTIIVTNYTGAHTTEVSMNVRSTSGKAYRYLVTNQITMNVNEYEYPLHMTQDGNTLIFKADPQAISAGTYPDLQYRMSVDGAAVNVGDETLLASGIRSGSASLVTLSLEESAEWTLKVQGVLEGQAKEAEGSVAAGSSLTFEEEVQAYREFFAGVMNGFRLSRGEGQSAEDLFKVNALAWWYTHNMLVHYSVPHGLEQYGGAAWGTRDVCQGPVEYFMATQKYEQVRDIIKMVYTHQYEDDGNWPQWFMFDKYFAIQQEESHGDIIVWPLKVLADYLTATRDYAILDEKVPYTVKHSFGFTEETATVLDHAKKEIEYIRSHFLHDTFLSSYGDGDWDDTLQPANAQLKQYMVSSWTVALTYQSVNVLAQALQHKDAAFAQELDVLAQGIREDFNRYMLGTDVIPGFVYMEEADQAKLMLHPTDTETGIQYRLLPMTRSMIGELLNAEQAESHYALIREQFLCPDGVRLMNRPAQYAGGVSSHFKRAEQASNFGREIGLQYVHAHIRYVEAMAKLGKTDQVWNGLAMINPVGIGEVVPNAEIRQANAYFSSSDGKFNTRYEAQEHFDQLRKGTVQVKGGWRIYSSGPGIYMNQLISNALGIRQEGGDLVIDPVLPAELNGMQFEFEYAGEPVTFIYHLNEGSVNRVTVNGKDIRTEQTANRYRQGGARISLDEFKQARNASERTIVEIYM; from the coding sequence ATGACAACGATGATTAATGAACCAATCCGGCTGACTGCCGGGGATTTAGACTTTACCTTTTTGAACAGTGGGGACCTGTACCAAGCTAAATCCGGTACGACCATGTTGAATCAATTGCTCAGCAACCAGATTGATGGATCTTTGAATAACCTGTATCTGCGTGTACACGAGGGAGAGAAAATCAGCTCGTTCCCACTGCTGGGTGTGCGTTCGAACAGCAAAGTGATCACAAGCAAAGCGCAATCCGGAAATCAACTGATCTGGGAAGGTACAGTACAGCTTGAAGGCAAAGAACAAGGCATTGGCTATCAGGTTGTGTTTACAGCCACAACGCAAGGCGTCTGGTTCTGGGATGTGAAGCTTACAGGACAGCAACATCACGTTGACGTGGTATATGGACAAGATGTAGGTCTTGCTGATCCAGGTGCAGTACGCAGCAATGAAGCCTATCTGTCGCAGTATATTGACCATACGGTGTTCGAGGATGAAGCGAAGGGATATGTGGTATGTTCCCGTCAAAACCAGCCTCAGGGTGGTGCTTTCCCTTACATGCAACAAGGTTCTTTGACTAAGGCAGTTGGTTACTCTACAGACGGATTCCAATTCTTCGGTCTGTCCTACAAGGAAACGAACCAGCCTGAGAGCCTGAGCCATAATACACTGGCAAATGAGACATACCAGTATGAATTTGCCTACACAGCATTGCAATCGGAGCGCGTAAACCTGGATGGGGAAGCCCAAGTGGTCTTCTACGGACTGGCCAAAGCAGATCATCCGTCCGGAATTTCCGCTCTGGAATTCGGGGATGAAGTGACTGCAGCATGGAACGAAGTACAAGCATTGACTGCTCAGCAAGGCGAGACGTTGGAACAGGTGAAACTGTCATCCTTCTTGGGTGAACCGCTTGCTGCGCTTGATTTGACGCAAGATGAAATTAATGATCTGTTCCCTGACCGTCATCAGGAAGAACGTAGCGGTGATTCGCTGTTATCCTTCTTCACAGGCAGTTATGAACATATTGTCCTGAAAGCGAAAGAATTGCTCGTAGAGCGTCCGCACGGCCATATCCTGATGAGTGGTGGCAATGTGCAGCTTGGTGCGCAGGTTATTACGACGACATCGTATATGTACGGTATTTTCAACTCACAACTCGTAATTGGTAACACCAATTTTAATAAAATGATCAGTAATGCCCGCAACGCATTGAACGTGCCGAAGACGGCTGGACAACGCATTTATGTGGAAATGGACTCACAATATCGTCTGCTGACGATGCCTTCCCTGTTCGAGATTGGCTTCAACTATGTACGTTGGATCTACAAAACCGAATCGGATACCATTATCGTGACCAACTACACCGGAGCACACACCACTGAAGTGAGCATGAACGTACGCTCGACAAGTGGCAAAGCATATCGTTACCTGGTAACCAACCAAATTACGATGAATGTAAATGAATACGAGTACCCGCTGCATATGACGCAAGATGGCAACACGCTGATCTTCAAGGCTGATCCGCAAGCGATTAGTGCCGGAACGTATCCTGACCTGCAATACCGCATGTCGGTGGATGGCGCAGCCGTAAATGTTGGAGACGAAACGTTGCTGGCGAGTGGCATCCGCAGTGGATCTGCATCGCTGGTTACACTTAGTCTGGAAGAAAGTGCAGAATGGACGCTGAAGGTACAAGGCGTATTGGAAGGTCAAGCTAAAGAAGCAGAAGGTTCTGTAGCAGCAGGCTCCAGCCTTACTTTTGAAGAGGAAGTTCAGGCGTACCGCGAATTCTTCGCAGGCGTAATGAACGGTTTCCGTTTGTCTCGTGGTGAAGGGCAAAGTGCAGAGGATCTGTTCAAAGTAAATGCGCTGGCTTGGTGGTACACACACAACATGCTGGTTCACTACTCCGTGCCTCACGGATTGGAACAGTATGGCGGCGCGGCATGGGGTACACGGGATGTGTGCCAAGGTCCGGTTGAATACTTCATGGCAACGCAAAAATATGAGCAGGTTCGCGATATCATCAAAATGGTATATACCCACCAATATGAAGATGATGGCAACTGGCCGCAATGGTTCATGTTTGATAAGTATTTTGCCATTCAGCAGGAAGAGAGCCACGGTGATATCATCGTATGGCCGCTGAAAGTGCTGGCGGACTACCTGACAGCGACTCGTGACTATGCGATTCTGGATGAGAAAGTACCATATACTGTAAAGCACAGCTTCGGATTCACGGAAGAAACGGCAACTGTATTGGATCACGCGAAAAAAGAGATCGAATATATCCGTTCACACTTCCTGCATGATACGTTCCTGTCTTCCTACGGAGATGGCGACTGGGATGATACGCTCCAGCCAGCCAATGCACAGCTCAAACAATATATGGTGAGCAGCTGGACCGTTGCTTTGACTTATCAGTCCGTGAATGTGCTCGCACAGGCGCTGCAACATAAAGACGCTGCATTTGCACAGGAGCTGGACGTTCTGGCTCAAGGCATCCGTGAAGACTTTAATCGTTACATGCTGGGTACAGATGTGATCCCAGGTTTCGTATACATGGAAGAAGCGGATCAGGCCAAGCTGATGCTTCACCCAACAGATACGGAGACAGGCATTCAATATCGCCTTCTGCCGATGACGCGCAGCATGATCGGTGAATTGCTGAATGCAGAACAGGCAGAGTCGCATTACGCATTGATTCGTGAGCAGTTCCTGTGTCCGGATGGCGTGCGTCTGATGAATCGTCCGGCTCAATATGCAGGCGGTGTGAGCAGCCACTTCAAACGGGCAGAGCAAGCGTCCAACTTCGGTAGGGAAATTGGTCTGCAATATGTACACGCCCATATCCGTTACGTGGAAGCGATGGCTAAGCTCGGTAAGACGGATCAGGTGTGGAATGGTCTTGCCATGATTAACCCGGTTGGCATCGGCGAAGTTGTACCTAATGCAGAGATTCGTCAGGCGAACGCGTATTTCAGCAGTTCCGACGGCAAGTTCAACACGCGCTACGAGGCGCAGGAGCACTTTGATCAACTACGCAAAGGAACAGTACAGGTGAAAGGTGGATGGAGAATCTACTCCAGCGGCCCTGGAATCTACATGAACCAACTGATCTCCAACGCACTTGGCATTCGTCAGGAAGGCGGAGATCTGGTTATTGACCCGGTACTGCCGGCTGAGCTGAATGGCATGCAATTCGAATTCGAATATGCAGGAGAGCCAGTAACCTTTATCTACCATCTGAACGAAGGTTCGGTTAACCGTGTAACGGTAAATGGCAAGGACATCCGCACCGAGCAAACGGCGAACCGTTACCGTCAAGGTGGGGCTCGTATCTCGCTGGATGAGTTCAAACAAGCGCGTAATGCTTCGGAGCGCACGATTGTTGAAATTTATATGTAA
- a CDS encoding SDR family oxidoreductase: MDMGLRGKKALVLASSRGLGKEVAAQLAAEGADVMLASRSEEKLAAVKQELLALGGGGRIEYCATDVTSKEDIDALIRETGEQFGQIDILVNNSGGPPSGTFESLTDEDWERAFELNVLSYVRLIRGALPYMKENGGHIVNIASTSVKQPIPGLILSNTFRTGVFGLAKTLSQELAPYGILINTVAPGRIGTDRIHELDAARAEQNGISEEEVAEQFRKEIPLGRYGQPEEFAKAVVFLLSGSNTYITGTSLVVDGGMVRAL, translated from the coding sequence ATGGACATGGGACTTCGAGGTAAAAAGGCGCTGGTGCTTGCATCCAGTCGAGGACTGGGCAAAGAGGTAGCCGCTCAATTGGCGGCAGAAGGCGCTGATGTCATGCTCGCCAGCCGGAGCGAAGAGAAGCTTGCAGCGGTGAAGCAGGAGCTGCTGGCGCTCGGTGGTGGCGGACGTATCGAATATTGTGCCACCGATGTGACAAGCAAGGAGGATATTGATGCCCTGATTCGCGAGACAGGCGAACAGTTTGGGCAGATTGATATTTTGGTGAACAATTCAGGCGGTCCGCCTTCAGGAACATTCGAGTCATTGACGGATGAAGATTGGGAACGTGCATTTGAGTTAAATGTACTCAGCTATGTCAGACTGATTCGCGGTGCACTTCCTTACATGAAGGAGAACGGCGGACATATCGTGAACATTGCCTCCACCTCTGTGAAGCAGCCGATTCCAGGTCTGATTCTGTCCAATACGTTCCGTACGGGTGTGTTCGGATTGGCCAAAACCTTGTCACAGGAACTTGCGCCATATGGCATTCTGATCAATACGGTTGCACCGGGTAGAATCGGGACGGATCGGATACATGAACTGGACGCAGCGCGTGCAGAGCAGAACGGAATAAGTGAGGAAGAGGTTGCCGAGCAATTCCGTAAGGAAATTCCACTGGGACGTTATGGTCAACCCGAGGAGTTCGCCAAAGCGGTTGTGTTCCTCTTATCAGGATCGAATACGTACATTACAGGTACATCTCTTGTGGTGGACGGTGGCATGGTACGTGCGCTCTAA
- a CDS encoding DUF2164 domain-containing protein: MNALKLSKEQQDEAIRTIQSYFEEERGEELGDLAAWGVLDLFMTQLAPFIYNQALGDARTTVNQRMASMEEDLFALERKLPKTSR; this comes from the coding sequence TTGAACGCGCTAAAACTGTCCAAAGAACAACAGGATGAAGCCATACGTACCATCCAGTCGTATTTCGAAGAGGAACGCGGCGAAGAACTGGGCGATCTGGCAGCCTGGGGTGTGCTGGATCTTTTCATGACCCAGTTGGCTCCCTTCATATATAATCAGGCACTGGGTGACGCCCGTACTACGGTGAATCAACGCATGGCCTCGATGGAAGAAGACCTGTTTGCATTGGAGCGCAAGCTACCGAAGACTTCCCGATAA
- a CDS encoding GNAT family N-acetyltransferase, which produces MFTYSLDEYTELRPLAMEHTKPLFELTDRSRDQLRHWLPWVDNVTEIEHTSNFISNALKQGADNGGFTAGVWLKGELAGIIGFHEINWTNRSVSIGYWLGKGFEGQGLMTSACRVLVDYALVTLDLNRVEIRSATNNKRSRAIPERLGFVLEGVIRQAEKLPKGYVNHAVYGMLQHEWELLR; this is translated from the coding sequence ATGTTTACCTATTCATTGGATGAATATACCGAACTCCGCCCACTTGCCATGGAGCACACCAAACCGTTGTTCGAACTCACGGACCGCTCGCGGGATCAGTTGAGACATTGGTTACCGTGGGTGGACAACGTGACCGAGATTGAGCACACTTCGAATTTTATCAGCAATGCACTGAAACAGGGCGCGGACAACGGCGGTTTCACCGCAGGTGTCTGGCTGAAAGGTGAACTTGCAGGCATCATCGGCTTCCACGAAATCAACTGGACCAACCGCTCGGTAAGCATCGGATACTGGCTTGGCAAAGGTTTTGAAGGTCAAGGCCTGATGACCAGCGCATGCCGTGTTCTGGTGGACTACGCTCTCGTCACTCTGGATCTGAACCGTGTCGAGATTCGTTCAGCAACCAACAACAAGCGAAGCCGGGCCATCCCTGAACGGCTTGGATTCGTCCTTGAAGGCGTCATTCGTCAGGCTGAGAAGCTGCCTAAGGGCTATGTTAACCATGCGGTGTATGGCATGCTGCAGCATGAATGGGAACTTTTGCGCTAA